The sequence TTCCCAGGAAacttctcccactccctcccccaacaGCCCTGATCAGGATTCTACTCAGCCAAGTGGCTGGTGCTTGGGGGCCTACTGAGGGCAGAAGATGGAGATTATGTGTCATTTCTTCAGGGGCAGGATGGACAACAGAGAGGCCAGAGTAAGTGGACAGAGGGCCTGGGTTTTGTATCTGTGTCTGGCAGCTTCTCTGGGCTTCCTTTGCCTGTTGCTCTCATGAGGACATGGGTTCTGCTCCCACAGCCAGACCCCTTGATAAAGGCAGATATGAGCCTCTGTGAGCACGGGTGTCACCTTGAATATGAGGGTGGCAGCAGAAGAATCACGGGCTGAGGACTAAGACCCAACACATACTCTGTCCCCAAAACCAGGGCCAGTGAGGCGTGGAGACACCTCACTCCCGCAACAATACCATCTTAAACATTCACAgtgtgccaggcctgggcccacTCAACGCTTCGGTTAATTCCCCCAACCCACTGACCTAGGGGGCACTACTAATCTCACCCTtacccagggaggggcaggccaaGGCTCAAAGACAGacagtgacttgctcaaggtcacacagctaacagaaagaggtttgattcctggtgtgCTGAACTCCCAAGCCAGTACTCCTTACCAAAACTGTGGTGGCTAGAGCAGCAGGAAGGGGGCTTTGCTGAGGGAGGGTACACTGTCCCCTCAGGCGCTCTCAGCCTGCGTACTCACCTGCTCCCGCTCTGTCCCATTATGTATACACCCCCAGAGAAGGGACTGGCTGAGATGACTTTCCTGCCCAGGCGACCACATTTTTGTCCCCTAAAAcgggagggtggaggagaagtCACAGGGAGTGGACCTTGTGAGAACTTCTGGTTGGATGTCAAGAGCAGGATAGATTTCTGCTCTTCAACCtccctaaacacacacatacatacacacatgagcATGCAATACGCACACATGTACAGGGGCACACACACGGTACCACAGGCACAGGATTGAGGAGaccagaaaggaggaggagagttcCTTTGGAGACTTTATTGGCTCTTTTCTGAAAGTTCTTCTCGCTGGAACAGCAGCAGGCACCTCTTCCTGGGTCGTCCTCGGGGGTCAGGAGTGCGTCTGCTTGGGCTCGGGGCTCTGCTGGGCCACAGGGTCGTCTTCAGCGCCCTCGTCCTGCCTCTCAGGCTCCATCAGCAGCAGCTTGCCCTGTACCGggagctcctcttcctcctcttcttcttctctcctcctcctcctcctcaccctctgaGGACAAGGAGAAGTTATCTTGACTCACACAGGCCACGAGCTTCTTCATGGAGGATTCGTGGCCCCGGCTGTGGCCTGTGCCTAGCTTGGCACAGTGGGAACCCATGCCTGCTTTGGCTGCCTCTCCAGACTGGGCGGGAAGGCCTCTGGGGGGAAGTGGAGGGGCTCTGAGGGTTGCAGGCAGGGCGCTGACATCACAAAGGTGCCCCTGGAGCTCCCCACCCTCGGATATCTGAGTCTTGACACCTGACTCAAACCTCAGCCACGAGCAGCCCCACTGAGCGCTCGCCACCTACAGAGCAGGACAGAGGCAGAACACCAGGCCAGTGCCGAtgctgcctccccctgccaggtTGCCTCCTCCATCTGGCCTCATTTGCTCTTATAAAAGTCCCCCTTTGAGctggggtggcagttggggatAGAATTTCCAGAAGCAGGAGAGCGCACAGACTCCTCCCCACATCCCAGAAATACCCAGCCTAGGAGAGCTGTTGACAGAATGTGACACTAGATCAGATAGTGGTTCCCTTTGGGGCCTGGAGACACAGAGGAGCTTGTGGTGGGAAGGGCTGGAAATGTGCACTTTCTTGACCTGGGTGGTGCCTACGCAGGTGTACTTAAAATCTGTGTCCTCGGTAAAACCCCCCTTCTATAAATCTAAAGAAAACCCTTATTTCCTGTCCTCTAAAAATCACCCTCTAAAGGCAGCGCTCCTAAGCTTTTGGGGTCACAGGTCTCTCTAGCTACACATACCCATAGGACACAATTTCAGCAAAGGAGGGCTGAGTTAAGTTCCCTTGGTATCCATTTTCCAACATGTAAATCACAGTTTGCCAGTTTTCTGCTCCAAACCCTTGGTGGCTATGATAAACCGAATAATGACCCTTTggggatcttttaaaaaaaactaatttcagaaaagaagggagagggagagagagaaacatcaatgttgagagagaatcattgatcagctgcctcctgcacaccccctaccggggattgagcccgcaacctgggcatctaactgtggcctcctggttcatgggttgatgctcaatcactgagtcccACTGGCCGGGCCCCCCTGGGGATCTTGaatgggaagatt is a genomic window of Eptesicus fuscus isolate TK198812 chromosome 4, DD_ASM_mEF_20220401, whole genome shotgun sequence containing:
- the PRM3 gene encoding LOW QUALITY PROTEIN: protamine-3 (The sequence of the model RefSeq protein was modified relative to this genomic sequence to represent the inferred CDS: deleted 1 base in 1 codon); this encodes MGSHCAKLGTGHSRGHESSMKKLVACVSQDNFSLSSEGEEEEEREEEEEEEELPVQGKLLLMEPERQDEGAEDDPVAQQSPEPKQTHS